Proteins from a single region of Pseudodesulfovibrio portus:
- a CDS encoding polysaccharide deacetylase family protein, whose protein sequence is MTLEALQPFLKELDAWQKAGRTVELWWRDDNATVPTVELDRLISVSNRHEIPCGLAAIPAGAGEPLRKAVSDAAHVWVLQHGFSHADHSPDGSEHFELGLHRPKSVVLDELRQGMLKFNQLFKVRFVPVLVPPWSHIDSQLLPYLPVMGFRGLSCVHREQRPVPPDDLRMVNVHCDVLAWSEKGDAGFAGADACVKDMVDHLRAKRTGEADETEPTGMRTHHLDMEADAWEFVETLFELTRDHPAVRWLSPAGIWPLPE, encoded by the coding sequence ATGACCCTCGAAGCATTGCAACCTTTTCTGAAGGAACTGGACGCCTGGCAAAAGGCGGGCCGGACCGTTGAACTGTGGTGGCGGGACGACAACGCCACCGTACCCACCGTGGAGCTGGACCGGCTGATAAGCGTTTCCAACCGGCACGAGATTCCCTGCGGCCTGGCCGCCATCCCTGCCGGGGCGGGCGAACCGCTGCGCAAGGCGGTCTCGGACGCGGCCCATGTCTGGGTCCTTCAGCACGGCTTCTCCCATGCCGATCACTCGCCCGACGGCAGCGAGCACTTCGAGCTGGGCCTTCACCGGCCCAAGTCCGTGGTCCTCGACGAACTGCGCCAGGGCATGCTCAAGTTCAACCAGCTTTTCAAGGTCCGTTTCGTTCCGGTCCTGGTGCCGCCGTGGAGCCACATCGACTCCCAGCTCCTGCCCTACCTGCCGGTCATGGGTTTCCGGGGACTCTCCTGCGTCCACCGCGAACAACGCCCTGTCCCGCCGGACGATCTGCGCATGGTCAACGTGCACTGCGACGTCCTTGCCTGGTCCGAGAAGGGAGACGCCGGATTTGCCGGTGCCGACGCCTGCGTGAAGGACATGGTCGACCACCTGCGGGCCAAACGCACGGGCGAGGCCGACGAGACCGAGCCCACGGGCATGCGCACCCATCACCTGGACATGGAAGCCGACGCATGGGAGTTCGTGGAGACGCTGTTCGAGCTGACCCGCGACCACCCGGCCGTCCGGTGGCTGTCTCCCGCCGGAATCTGGCCACTGCCCGAATAG
- a CDS encoding glycosyltransferase family protein, whose protein sequence is MKTYIFLPPVKKPTGGVTVLRQMADILHQAGHEAFLVAREQGGWKPEGLADAAPVIQWADMKLTGSDVWLVPEGWVNALAPGLEAGATCFNYVQNWAYLFSALPEGVNWHTLPVEFLAVSDPVSRFIKETTFKDATVLRPGIDRSIFFAPDAKPSGRINVAYMPRKNKALAAQIRAIQLHRCGPDRVNWLPIEGMDARQVADTLRSAHIFLATGFPEGCPLPPLEAMACGCLPVGFTGIGGWDYMRQLQREPRYTPWMTLRECSWSGNGLWCADGDVLDAALCLEEAAQMVEEGGLPLRAGLDACRETADAYSLEEQKNAVLALWDEL, encoded by the coding sequence ATGAAAACATACATCTTCCTGCCGCCGGTCAAGAAACCGACCGGGGGCGTCACCGTATTGCGGCAGATGGCCGACATCCTGCACCAGGCCGGGCACGAGGCCTTTCTGGTGGCCCGTGAACAGGGCGGATGGAAGCCCGAAGGGTTGGCCGACGCCGCGCCCGTCATCCAGTGGGCGGACATGAAGCTGACCGGTTCCGATGTCTGGCTGGTGCCCGAGGGGTGGGTCAACGCCCTGGCTCCGGGGCTGGAGGCGGGGGCGACCTGTTTCAATTACGTGCAGAACTGGGCCTATCTTTTTTCCGCACTGCCCGAGGGCGTGAACTGGCACACCCTGCCCGTGGAGTTCCTCGCCGTGTCCGACCCGGTCTCTCGATTCATCAAGGAAACGACCTTCAAGGACGCGACCGTCCTTCGGCCCGGCATTGACCGGTCCATTTTTTTCGCGCCCGACGCCAAGCCCTCGGGAAGGATCAACGTGGCCTACATGCCGCGCAAGAACAAGGCCCTGGCCGCTCAGATCAGGGCCATCCAGCTCCACCGGTGCGGCCCTGACCGCGTCAACTGGCTGCCCATCGAGGGCATGGACGCCCGCCAGGTGGCCGACACCCTGCGCTCGGCCCACATTTTCCTGGCCACCGGATTCCCCGAGGGATGCCCACTGCCGCCGCTGGAGGCCATGGCCTGCGGCTGCCTGCCGGTGGGCTTCACCGGCATCGGCGGATGGGACTACATGCGCCAGCTTCAGCGGGAGCCCCGGTACACGCCGTGGATGACCCTGCGGGAATGTTCCTGGTCGGGCAACGGCCTGTGGTGCGCGGACGGCGACGTGCTCGACGCGGCCCTGTGCCTGGAAGAGGCCGCGCAGATGGTCGAGGAGGGCGGCCTCCCCCTCCGGGCCGGCCTGGATGCGTGCCGGGAGACCGCCGACGCCTACTCGCTGGAAGAACAGAAAAACGCCGTCCTGGCATTGTGGGACGAGTTGTAG
- a CDS encoding TatD family hydrolase produces MSKSKRPEPESLELPLAGVDSHAHLDLDDFDEDREAIIERATASGFSQIMNVFLGPDAYEKNRGLFDSHPQISFLMAVHPNDADQLTDDVLDRMRVHFKADPRLKGVGEVGLDYYWERVPHDVQKSAFIKQLDLARELSLPVVIHSRDANADTVAVLEEQGFRDYPVLWHCFGAGMDLAETVVANGWHVSIPGTVTFRKKSDDVQAAVARIPFDRLMIETDCPYLAPEPWRGKRNHPALAVFTARRVAQIKGRSLEDVWRITGDNARRFFGL; encoded by the coding sequence ATGTCCAAATCCAAACGTCCTGAACCCGAATCCCTGGAGTTGCCTCTGGCCGGGGTGGACTCCCATGCCCATCTCGACCTGGACGACTTCGACGAGGACCGCGAGGCGATCATAGAGCGGGCCACGGCCTCCGGGTTCAGCCAGATCATGAACGTCTTTCTCGGTCCGGACGCCTACGAGAAAAACCGGGGGCTGTTCGATTCCCACCCGCAGATTTCCTTTCTCATGGCCGTGCACCCCAACGACGCGGACCAGCTGACCGACGACGTGCTCGACCGCATGCGGGTCCACTTCAAGGCGGACCCGCGCCTCAAGGGCGTGGGCGAAGTGGGGCTGGACTACTATTGGGAGCGCGTTCCGCACGACGTGCAGAAGAGTGCCTTCATCAAACAGCTCGACCTGGCCCGGGAGCTTTCCCTGCCGGTGGTCATCCATTCCCGCGACGCCAACGCCGACACCGTGGCCGTCCTCGAAGAACAGGGGTTCAGGGACTACCCGGTCCTGTGGCACTGCTTCGGCGCGGGCATGGACCTGGCCGAGACCGTGGTTGCCAACGGCTGGCACGTCTCCATCCCCGGCACGGTCACCTTCCGCAAGAAGAGCGACGACGTCCAGGCCGCCGTGGCCCGCATCCCGTTCGACCGGCTCATGATCGAGACCGACTGCCCCTACCTTGCGCCCGAGCCGTGGCGCGGCAAGCGCAACCATCCGGCCCTGGCCGTGTTCACCGCCCGGCGCGTGGCCCAGATCAAGGGCCGCTCCCTGGAAGACGTCTGGCGCATCACCGGCGACAACGCGCGCCGGTTCTTCGGCCTGTAG
- a CDS encoding substrate-binding periplasmic protein: MHACMRTVAVIALCLAVLAGPLDSPCAARGQGSRPKLVFTTFPSDGMGVLFRQILVEAYGRIGVDVEVLKAPAERGLVLANQGHCDGMDARAPVVEESCPNLVRVPTALYVNTVVAYSKKTDIDPARGWDVLAPYRVGSLLGYKFVEKKTSAYDRVLVSCYGQLFAMLENDRLDVAVVAYLDALPSLRDVDLGGIRLLSPPLASTPMYHYLHKKHADLVPAIDNVLRQMRDEGRLDALLEEAVAVFKTMHVMPCKISLPQ, translated from the coding sequence ATGCATGCATGCATGAGGACTGTGGCGGTCATTGCCCTTTGTCTGGCCGTGTTGGCCGGGCCATTGGATTCTCCGTGTGCGGCCCGTGGCCAGGGCAGTCGGCCCAAGCTCGTCTTCACCACCTTTCCGAGCGACGGCATGGGGGTGCTGTTCAGGCAAATCCTGGTCGAAGCCTACGGGCGGATCGGCGTTGACGTTGAAGTCCTGAAGGCCCCGGCCGAGCGCGGCCTGGTCCTGGCCAACCAGGGGCACTGCGACGGCATGGACGCCCGGGCTCCGGTCGTCGAGGAGTCGTGCCCCAACCTCGTTCGGGTGCCCACCGCCCTGTACGTCAATACCGTGGTCGCCTATTCCAAGAAAACGGACATAGACCCCGCCCGGGGGTGGGACGTGCTTGCCCCTTACCGTGTAGGGTCCCTTCTCGGGTACAAGTTCGTGGAAAAGAAGACGAGCGCCTACGACCGCGTCCTTGTCTCCTGTTACGGCCAGCTCTTCGCCATGCTCGAGAACGACCGTCTGGACGTGGCCGTGGTCGCCTACCTGGACGCTCTGCCGAGCCTGCGGGACGTCGACCTCGGGGGCATCCGCCTGCTTTCCCCGCCCCTGGCCAGCACCCCGATGTACCACTATCTCCACAAGAAGCATGCGGACCTTGTGCCCGCCATCGACAATGTCCTGCGGCAGATGCGGGATGAGGGGAGGCTGGACGCGCTTCTGGAAGAGGCCGTTGCCGTGTTCAAGACCATGCACGTGATGCCGTGCAAAATCTCCCTGCCGCAATAG
- a CDS encoding DMT family transporter, whose translation MNLLTPGMRLMLLGTFLFSIGSLLVKVAGVRLPSMEILFVRGVVGVALCWYILRRAGAGMFGQRKFLLFMRGLLGFAALFAEFYTIVHLPLADALVLLFSHPMVVALFAWILLGEKLSAGALLSILATLVGVLLVCRPAMLFGTATASLDPVALAVAFAAIILISAAVLTVRALAKTEHPAVVMVYPPLFIALFAPLFAEGWLMPTPEEWLAVLGVALFMNAGQYYMTKGYAIESAARISGVSCLEIVFAATWGMMFLGEVPDMWTIGGGALIVFGVLLLGRSGLKERASESAAG comes from the coding sequence ATGAACCTCCTCACTCCCGGCATGCGGCTCATGCTGCTCGGAACCTTTCTCTTTTCCATCGGCTCGCTGCTGGTGAAGGTGGCGGGCGTCCGCCTTCCCTCCATGGAGATTCTGTTCGTGCGCGGCGTGGTGGGCGTGGCCCTGTGCTGGTACATCCTGCGCCGTGCCGGGGCGGGCATGTTCGGACAGCGGAAGTTCCTGCTGTTCATGCGCGGGCTGCTCGGGTTCGCGGCCCTGTTCGCCGAATTTTACACCATCGTCCATCTCCCCCTGGCCGATGCCCTCGTGCTGCTTTTCTCCCACCCCATGGTGGTGGCCCTGTTCGCCTGGATACTGCTGGGCGAGAAGCTGTCCGCCGGTGCGCTGTTGTCCATTCTCGCCACCTTGGTCGGGGTGCTCCTGGTCTGCCGTCCGGCCATGCTGTTCGGGACGGCAACGGCGTCGCTCGATCCCGTTGCCCTGGCCGTGGCCTTTGCAGCCATCATCCTGATTTCCGCCGCAGTGCTCACTGTCCGGGCCCTGGCCAAAACCGAGCACCCGGCCGTGGTCATGGTCTACCCGCCTTTGTTCATCGCCCTGTTCGCCCCCCTGTTCGCCGAGGGCTGGCTGATGCCCACCCCGGAAGAATGGCTGGCGGTGCTCGGCGTGGCGCTGTTCATGAACGCGGGGCAGTATTACATGACCAAGGGGTATGCCATCGAGTCCGCCGCCCGGATCAGCGGCGTCTCCTGCCTGGAGATCGTGTTCGCGGCAACGTGGGGCATGATGTTTCTGGGCGAGGTCCCGGACATGTGGACCATCGGGGGCGGGGCGCTCATCGTCTTCGGCGTTCTGCTCCTGGGGCGCAGCGGCCTGAAAGAGCGGGCTTCCGAATCAGCCGCAGGCTGA
- a CDS encoding PilZ domain-containing protein, translating to MSDEKRRSTRIDAGFEAYVTIGDVVIPVSTRNLSLKGALLKGCEDCKSGTLCELHLPLSPGIRIVVEGEIIRRGGGYAAMAFKEMDELSFTFLHRLVTLNADDPDEVDEELLHVFEKM from the coding sequence ATGTCCGATGAAAAACGCCGCTCCACCCGCATCGATGCCGGATTCGAGGCCTATGTGACCATAGGCGACGTGGTCATCCCCGTATCCACCCGCAACCTGAGCCTCAAGGGGGCCCTGCTCAAAGGGTGCGAAGACTGCAAAAGCGGCACCCTGTGCGAACTGCACCTGCCCCTGTCCCCGGGCATCCGCATCGTGGTGGAAGGCGAGATCATCCGCCGCGGGGGCGGCTACGCGGCCATGGCCTTCAAGGAGATGGACGAACTGAGCTTCACCTTCCTGCACCGGCTGGTCACCCTCAACGCCGACGACCCCGACGAAGTGGATGAAGAGCTTCTGCACGTATTCGAAAAGATGTGA
- the glpX gene encoding class II fructose-bisphosphatase, with the protein MEAPQKNLALDLVRVTEAAALACARWLGKGDKISADQAAVDAMRLSFNTLEIEGQIMIGEGEKDDAPMLYAGEKLGLGHGPKVDIAVDPLEGTNLLANGRPNAISVVGVAPAGAMFDPGPSYYMQKLVVPSKAKDVVDIEAPTGHNLKLIARALDKDVDDLVVFVLDKPRHKKLISEIREAGARIQLHTDGDITGSLMAIDPRCEVDVMMGTGGTPEGVLSAIAIRIMGGEMFAKLDPQKQKEKNALSEFGMDIRRVLTVSDLVKSDDLFFAATGISGGTFLKGVTYHGHGAETSSLVMRGKTGTIRYVEAIHNWETLMRISAVEYD; encoded by the coding sequence ATGGAAGCACCACAGAAAAATCTCGCCCTGGACCTGGTCCGCGTCACCGAGGCCGCAGCGCTTGCCTGCGCCCGCTGGCTCGGCAAAGGCGACAAGATCTCCGCCGACCAGGCGGCTGTCGACGCCATGCGCCTGAGCTTCAACACCCTGGAAATCGAAGGCCAGATCATGATCGGCGAAGGCGAGAAGGACGACGCCCCCATGCTTTACGCCGGTGAAAAACTCGGCCTGGGCCATGGCCCCAAGGTGGACATCGCAGTGGACCCGCTGGAGGGCACCAACCTGCTGGCCAACGGCCGCCCCAACGCCATCTCCGTGGTGGGCGTGGCCCCGGCGGGCGCCATGTTCGATCCGGGCCCGTCCTACTACATGCAGAAGCTGGTGGTCCCGTCCAAGGCCAAGGACGTGGTGGACATCGAAGCGCCCACCGGCCACAACCTCAAGCTCATCGCCCGCGCCCTGGACAAGGACGTGGACGACCTGGTGGTCTTCGTCCTGGACAAGCCCCGCCACAAGAAGCTCATCTCCGAAATCCGCGAGGCGGGCGCACGCATCCAGCTGCACACCGACGGCGACATCACCGGTTCGCTCATGGCCATCGACCCGCGCTGCGAAGTGGACGTCATGATGGGCACCGGCGGCACCCCCGAGGGCGTGCTCTCGGCCATCGCCATCCGCATCATGGGCGGCGAGATGTTCGCCAAGCTCGACCCCCAGAAGCAGAAGGAAAAGAACGCCCTGTCCGAATTCGGCATGGATATCCGCCGGGTCCTGACCGTGTCCGACCTGGTCAAGTCCGACGACCTGTTCTTCGCGGCCACCGGCATCTCCGGCGGCACCTTCCTCAAGGGCGTCACCTACCACGGCCACGGCGCGGAGACCTCCTCCCTGGTCATGCGCGGCAAGACCGGCACCATCCGCTACGTTGAAGCCATCCACAACTGGGAAACCCTGATGCGCATCTCCGCCGTGGAATACGACTAG